The following proteins come from a genomic window of Maniola hyperantus chromosome 8, iAphHyp1.2, whole genome shotgun sequence:
- the LOC117984305 gene encoding TLC domain-containing protein 5-like, with product YMAHELSTSSVLKLCSFVFWGWSYIYSSNTSPSKSPEWHSRVVTLVHGSVATILGIHQCGTTSVDRCRLTMKISPGEYALMLWSWGYFAFDLLWCLINSSSNYVILLHHLIALAAVNSYMSKDYAGCTFACTLVLMEITNPFLQTRWLLRYEGYGQTLLFYLVEIIYFVMFLTIRAGFCTYLMFEMINTDILDTDEKIISMALYIISLVLVYEILSYFNHKYKNKIEEFKGFANKVGIVIDLNELP from the exons TATATGGCTCATGAACTATCAACGTCGTCTGTGCTCAAACTATGCTCATTCGTATTCTGGGGATGGTCCTACATTTACTCCAGTAATACGTCACCGAGTAAAAGTCCGGAGTGGCATTCCAGGGTGGTGACTTTGGTGCATGGCAGTGTCGCCACTATCCTGGGGATCCATCAGTGTGGCACGACCTCTGTCGATCGATGCAGACTCACTA TGAAAATATCACCAGGCGAATACGCCCTGATGCTGTGGTCGTGGGGCTATTTCGCCTTTGACCTGCTGTGGTGTCTGATCAACAGCAGCAGCAACTACGTCATCCTGCTGCACCACCTCATCGCGCTGGCCGCCGTCAACAGTTATATGAGCAAGGACTACGCCGGCTGCACGTTCGCTTGCACGCTTGTGCTCATGGAAATAACTAATCCCTTTCTGCAAACCCGGTG GTTGCTGCGTTACGAAGGATATGGCCAAACATTACTTTTCTATCTGGTGGAAATAATATACTTCGTCATGTTCCTGACTATACGCGCAGGTTTCTGCACATACCTGATGTTCGAGATGATCAACACGGACATTCTCGACACGGACGAAAAGATTATATCCATGGCTTTGTACATAATATCCCTTGTCCTCGTGTACGAGATACTTAGTTACTTTAACcacaagtataaaaataaaatt gAGGAGTTTAAGGGATTCGCTAATAAAGTCgggatagtaatagatttaAATGAGTTACCAtaa